A genomic stretch from Telmatocola sphagniphila includes:
- a CDS encoding MBL fold metallo-hydrolase — protein MAGQRTFTFLGTGTSVGVPAIGCQCEVCTSGNPKNNRFRSSGLVTLPNGRILIDTTPEMRLQLLREKIDTVNAVLYTHYHVDHLYGMDDLRMVAKNLGAAVPLYCTEEVEGIIRSVFPYVFKEPPANMPADSITKLYVHRIDNRPFEILDQRIIPIPLIHSRFNVFGYRFDDLAYCTDVSEIPPESWKLLQGVRVLIIDALRFSNHPAHFSLNQALEVIEKLKPKRAYLTHMSHEFDYETLNPELPPGVEMAYDGLKIPF, from the coding sequence ATGGCGGGTCAGCGCACTTTTACATTTCTCGGCACCGGAACGTCGGTCGGAGTTCCAGCTATCGGATGCCAGTGCGAGGTCTGTACTTCCGGAAACCCCAAGAATAATCGCTTCCGCTCCTCCGGGCTGGTAACTCTTCCCAACGGTCGGATTCTGATCGACACCACCCCGGAGATGCGGCTACAACTCCTGCGCGAGAAAATCGATACGGTCAACGCCGTGCTTTATACGCACTACCACGTCGATCATCTCTACGGCATGGACGATCTACGGATGGTAGCCAAAAATCTCGGGGCCGCCGTGCCGCTGTATTGCACGGAAGAAGTCGAAGGGATCATACGCAGCGTCTTTCCCTACGTTTTCAAGGAACCGCCGGCGAACATGCCCGCGGATTCCATTACCAAGCTTTACGTCCATCGCATCGATAATCGGCCTTTCGAGATTCTCGATCAGCGCATCATTCCCATCCCTCTGATTCACAGTCGATTCAATGTCTTTGGTTATCGCTTCGACGATCTGGCCTACTGTACGGACGTCAGCGAGATACCCCCGGAGAGTTGGAAGCTGCTTCAGGGGGTGAGGGTGCTTATCATCGATGCACTTCGCTTTAGCAATCACCCGGCACACTTCAGTTTGAATCAGGCTCTTGAGGTGATCGAGAAATTGAAGCCCAAACGAGCCTACCTGACGCATATGTCTCACGAGTTTGACTATGAGACTTTGAATCCCGAACTGCCCCCGGGCGTTGAAATGGCTTACGATGGCCTGAAAATTCCATTCTGA
- a CDS encoding sigma-70 family RNA polymerase sigma factor translates to MPTLKPNDAISAGYPKFIFDPSFESPEAVELYDPENAADLSSFADKHLPDEVTRDYAKRMHFCAWRLRKAKGLVEVDRWRLAYYRLRDEIVVGNRKLVYRAVRRRMMMSNRTDDSIGDCHIVLIQAVAAYNPWMGIRFSTYAFTCLVRALSRQCQRQMKDWLSRSMPLESLPDGEPGQSYEKELVSSGSIRIEEFLKVDHPLLTAREKIVIGRRFAANEEATLTLEKVGQEIGLSKERVRQVQASALNKLRAVLTAEETTV, encoded by the coding sequence ATGCCAACTTTGAAGCCGAATGACGCGATTTCAGCCGGTTATCCCAAATTCATATTCGATCCCTCATTTGAGAGTCCAGAAGCCGTCGAACTTTACGACCCGGAAAATGCAGCAGATCTCTCCAGCTTCGCAGATAAGCACCTACCCGATGAAGTGACTCGAGACTATGCCAAGCGAATGCACTTTTGTGCCTGGCGTTTACGCAAAGCGAAGGGGCTGGTGGAAGTGGATCGCTGGCGGCTGGCCTACTACCGACTTCGAGATGAGATCGTTGTTGGGAATCGAAAATTGGTTTACCGAGCCGTTCGCCGACGGATGATGATGTCTAACCGAACCGATGATTCGATTGGCGACTGTCATATCGTTCTGATTCAAGCTGTGGCCGCCTATAACCCCTGGATGGGCATTCGCTTCAGTACTTATGCCTTCACTTGTCTGGTCCGGGCCTTGTCGCGACAGTGCCAGCGGCAAATGAAAGACTGGCTTTCACGTTCGATGCCATTGGAATCTCTTCCGGACGGGGAGCCAGGTCAAAGTTACGAGAAGGAACTGGTTTCCTCGGGTAGCATCCGAATTGAAGAATTCTTGAAAGTCGATCATCCACTGCTGACGGCCCGCGAAAAGATTGTCATCGGTCGCCGTTTTGCGGCCAATGAAGAAGCCACGCTCACTCTCGAAAAAGTGGGTCAGGAAATCGGGCTTTCCAAGGAACGAGTGCGCCAGGTACAGGCCAGTGCGCTCAACAAGTTGCGAGCAGTACTGACTGCAGAAGAAACGACGGTCTAA
- a CDS encoding PQQ-binding-like beta-propeller repeat protein — MRGIVTSLLLLCSGVSLASDPISNWPQWRGPTRDGQVAPSDWPAKISGEALKTVWKVSSLGPSYSGPIVSDKYVFTTSTVDKKDEVVTCYDRGTGKEVWKQTWPGSMSVPFFAARNGSWIRSTPAFDGDALYVGGIQDHLVCLEASSGKIRWQIDCIQDLKAKSPDFGCVCSPLVDETAVYMQAAGGFLKIDKKTGKVLWNVLSDGGGMLGSAFSSPVFAKLAGKEQIVVQTRTALFGVDKQTGQSLWSRPIDSFRGMNILTPTIYGEGVFTSTYGGNTRLVSVQKETDKLGAQDAWGFKYEGNMTTPVIVNDHAYFFGKDRRFICVDLKAGKECWRTDKRFGEYWSLVANKDKILALDMDGKLYLIQANPKEFELLDQTQITKSETWAHLAVCGNELYVRSLDELIKLSWK, encoded by the coding sequence ATGCGTGGGATCGTCACCAGTTTATTGCTCCTGTGCTCGGGCGTGAGCCTTGCTTCGGACCCAATTTCCAACTGGCCTCAGTGGCGGGGTCCCACCCGAGATGGCCAAGTCGCTCCGTCTGACTGGCCGGCCAAGATCTCCGGTGAAGCATTAAAAACCGTTTGGAAGGTCTCCTCACTCGGTCCCAGTTATTCCGGCCCCATCGTCAGCGATAAGTATGTTTTCACAACCAGCACGGTCGATAAGAAAGACGAAGTTGTCACTTGCTACGATCGTGGCACCGGTAAGGAAGTCTGGAAACAAACTTGGCCTGGCTCGATGTCGGTGCCCTTTTTCGCGGCTCGGAATGGTTCCTGGATTCGCTCCACCCCGGCATTCGACGGGGACGCGTTGTACGTCGGCGGCATTCAAGATCATCTCGTCTGTCTGGAAGCTTCCAGTGGCAAGATCCGTTGGCAAATCGATTGTATCCAGGACCTTAAAGCCAAATCTCCCGACTTCGGTTGTGTCTGTTCTCCATTAGTCGATGAAACGGCTGTCTACATGCAAGCCGCTGGTGGGTTTCTGAAAATCGACAAAAAGACCGGTAAGGTTCTCTGGAACGTGCTTTCGGATGGCGGCGGCATGCTGGGCAGTGCTTTCTCTTCCCCAGTTTTCGCTAAACTTGCTGGCAAAGAGCAGATTGTCGTACAGACACGTACGGCCCTGTTCGGAGTAGATAAGCAAACTGGTCAAAGTCTTTGGTCGCGGCCCATTGACAGTTTCCGAGGCATGAACATTCTGACGCCGACTATTTATGGGGAAGGGGTCTTCACCAGTACTTATGGCGGTAACACTAGGCTCGTTTCCGTTCAAAAAGAGACCGATAAATTGGGTGCTCAGGATGCCTGGGGCTTCAAGTACGAAGGCAATATGACGACGCCCGTTATCGTGAACGATCACGCCTACTTCTTCGGAAAAGATCGCCGATTCATTTGCGTTGATCTCAAAGCGGGTAAGGAATGCTGGCGTACGGACAAACGATTCGGCGAGTATTGGAGCCTGGTGGCGAACAAGGACAAAATTCTGGCCCTCGATATGGATGGTAAACTCTATTTGATCCAAGCCAACCCCAAAGAGTTCGAACTTCTGGATCAGACGCAGATTACCAAGAGTGAGACCTGGGCCCATTTGGCTGTGTGCGGCAATGAGTTGTACGTCCGCTCGTTGGATGAGCTAATCAAGCTGAGCTGGAAGTAG
- a CDS encoding MutS-related protein has translation MTTPLDEYQTRLALRQAEAQRYESQFDRLGQARVSLFLLGILTALFGGGLGFYSTWYGFLALLPITLLFVVGVRILDRQRWAKRLIRYYQHCVARLTGEWVGQGNSGERFVDPNHLCAVDLDLFGKGSLFERICTARTRVGEDRLADWFNNPATLPVIRDRQEAAQDLRNRLDLREALAASGSEVAEGVDFELLAHWGTQILPSPSRWARQVIFGLGIVNLTLCVAWLGFDARGYYLLISLAISYLYAYPMFTWANSAVNPVEETARELTLLRTLLSLFEKEQFSAPLLVNMQEQLRLNQRTASQQIQELAYLAEWLAARRNTIFLPFRILLIWDIRMAFRIEDWRLRSGPHIRQWLFAIAELEALSSLAAYAYENPEDPFPQIQEGPASFEATQLGHPLLPAKTCVRNDVQLNEKTRVLMISGSNMSGKSTFLRSIGVNATLALSGAPVRAKSLALSSFRMGATLRVQDSLSDGKSRFFAEVVRVRATLEKARTGPLMFLFDELFAGTNSADRIRGASGVIQALLESGTIGLVTTHDLAVTEVPDSIRDLVENMHFADQWVDGQMKFDYTVRPGVVSHTNGIALMRAVGLDV, from the coding sequence ATGACCACTCCCCTCGATGAATATCAAACGCGGCTCGCTCTTCGTCAGGCCGAAGCGCAAAGATACGAATCGCAGTTCGATCGACTCGGACAGGCTCGCGTCAGCCTATTCCTGTTAGGAATTCTGACGGCCTTATTCGGCGGAGGACTAGGATTCTACAGTACCTGGTATGGCTTTCTGGCCCTGCTTCCCATCACTCTCCTTTTCGTTGTTGGGGTTCGAATACTCGATCGACAGCGTTGGGCCAAGCGCCTCATACGCTACTATCAGCATTGTGTAGCTCGTTTAACGGGCGAGTGGGTCGGCCAGGGCAACTCCGGTGAGCGATTCGTCGATCCCAATCATCTCTGCGCTGTCGATCTCGATCTTTTCGGCAAAGGTTCCCTGTTCGAGCGGATCTGTACCGCCCGCACACGGGTGGGCGAAGATCGCCTGGCCGATTGGTTCAACAACCCCGCGACGCTTCCGGTGATCCGCGATCGACAAGAAGCCGCGCAAGATTTGCGCAACCGGCTCGATCTCCGTGAGGCCCTAGCGGCGTCCGGCTCCGAAGTCGCGGAGGGGGTCGATTTCGAACTGCTGGCACACTGGGGCACTCAAATACTTCCGAGCCCCAGTCGGTGGGCTCGTCAGGTCATTTTCGGTTTGGGCATCGTCAATCTGACACTCTGTGTAGCCTGGTTGGGCTTCGATGCGCGTGGCTACTACCTGCTGATTTCTCTGGCGATTTCCTATCTGTATGCCTATCCAATGTTCACCTGGGCCAACTCCGCGGTCAATCCGGTGGAAGAGACGGCTCGCGAGCTCACACTTTTACGAACTCTCCTGAGCCTGTTTGAAAAAGAGCAATTTTCGGCCCCTCTGCTAGTGAATATGCAGGAGCAGTTGCGTTTGAATCAGCGTACTGCTTCGCAACAGATTCAAGAACTGGCTTACTTGGCCGAATGGCTGGCGGCCCGAAGAAACACCATTTTTCTACCCTTTCGAATTCTTTTGATTTGGGATATTCGAATGGCCTTCCGGATCGAGGATTGGCGACTCCGTTCGGGACCCCATATTCGCCAGTGGCTCTTCGCCATCGCGGAACTGGAAGCCCTCTCCAGCCTGGCGGCGTACGCCTATGAGAATCCGGAAGATCCCTTCCCGCAGATTCAGGAAGGCCCAGCCTCTTTCGAAGCTACTCAGTTGGGGCATCCACTGTTACCGGCCAAAACCTGCGTGCGGAACGACGTTCAGCTGAACGAAAAAACTCGCGTACTGATGATTAGCGGCTCCAACATGTCCGGTAAGAGTACATTCCTCCGGTCGATTGGTGTGAATGCGACCCTGGCCCTTTCTGGAGCCCCGGTGCGGGCGAAATCCCTGGCGCTTTCTTCATTTCGAATGGGAGCCACTTTACGGGTGCAGGATTCACTCTCCGATGGGAAGTCTCGATTTTTCGCTGAAGTGGTTCGAGTACGCGCCACTCTCGAAAAGGCTCGTACCGGGCCTTTGATGTTTCTTTTCGATGAGTTGTTCGCGGGCACCAATTCGGCTGATCGCATCCGTGGAGCTTCGGGAGTCATTCAAGCTCTGCTGGAGTCCGGCACCATTGGTCTCGTCACCACCCACGATCTGGCAGTAACGGAAGTTCCTGATTCCATTCGCGATTTGGTGGAGAATATGCATTTCGCCGATCAATGGGTCGATGGGCAGATGAAATTCGACTACACTGTTCGCCCGGGAGTCGTTTCGCACACCAACGGTATAGCCTTAATGCGGGCAGTCGGCCTGGATGTTTGA
- a CDS encoding MFS transporter yields MNETGDKKLFWACWIALIATAFGFVVRANIMDTWKDDFGLSETQKGQLFGVGLWPFAISIVLFSLIIDRIGYGKAMLFAFVCHVASMAITIYASTLLAKPGASAEEVAAGQKSGYWMLYLGNFIVALGNGTVEAVINPVVATMFARDKTKWLNMLHAGWPGGLVLGGILAISMGDLHWTYKIGLLAIPTAIYGILMLTCTFPVSERVAAGVSYRQMLREVGFLGALVVTALVVSEVFNVIQQMEIYFVDKPGVEAGDRWDSIVKTLSLPVIGEFAVTKFMAVKWGLILGVSLLFGLYTLSLGRIMFFLLLLIMCPLAITELGTDSWIGGLMEPEMVKLGLKGGYVLIYTSAIMLVLRFCAGPIVHKLSPLGLLAISAAIAAVGLVSLSMLTGVAILAAATFYAFGKTFFWPTMLGVVSEQFPKGGALTLNICGGVGMLAVGILGTPLLGNIQDKEIDASLKKNNPAIHASVMKAPKASLFGEYQPVDEDKVKVLPKEEQKIISETGDTAKKSALKTVALFPCIMLVSYLLLLLYFKARGGYKAQEIGAGSAGH; encoded by the coding sequence ATGAATGAAACCGGCGATAAAAAACTATTCTGGGCTTGTTGGATCGCCCTGATCGCGACCGCTTTCGGCTTCGTGGTCCGCGCGAACATCATGGACACTTGGAAGGACGATTTCGGACTGAGTGAAACCCAGAAGGGGCAACTCTTTGGTGTAGGCCTCTGGCCGTTCGCGATCAGTATTGTTCTTTTCAGTCTCATCATCGACCGAATCGGCTACGGCAAGGCCATGCTTTTTGCATTTGTTTGCCATGTGGCTTCAATGGCTATCACGATTTATGCTTCAACGTTATTAGCTAAACCGGGTGCTTCCGCTGAAGAAGTGGCGGCGGGTCAGAAAAGCGGTTACTGGATGCTTTATCTGGGGAACTTCATAGTTGCGTTGGGTAACGGCACCGTGGAAGCGGTGATTAACCCGGTGGTGGCTACGATGTTCGCCCGCGATAAAACCAAATGGCTGAACATGCTGCATGCGGGCTGGCCGGGAGGTTTGGTGCTCGGGGGCATTCTCGCCATCAGTATGGGCGATCTCCATTGGACTTACAAAATCGGATTGCTCGCTATTCCCACTGCTATCTACGGAATCCTGATGCTCACTTGTACCTTCCCGGTGAGCGAAAGAGTGGCCGCGGGTGTCTCCTACCGCCAAATGCTTCGCGAAGTGGGCTTCCTGGGAGCATTGGTGGTTACCGCGCTGGTTGTCAGTGAAGTATTTAACGTGATTCAGCAAATGGAAATCTACTTCGTCGACAAACCTGGAGTTGAAGCCGGGGATCGATGGGATTCCATTGTCAAAACCTTGAGCTTACCAGTTATCGGTGAATTTGCAGTTACCAAGTTCATGGCGGTGAAATGGGGTCTGATACTTGGTGTCAGCCTGCTCTTTGGACTGTATACGCTTTCTCTGGGCCGGATCATGTTCTTCCTCTTGCTCCTGATCATGTGCCCTCTGGCCATCACCGAACTCGGCACCGATAGTTGGATTGGCGGTTTGATGGAACCGGAAATGGTGAAGCTAGGCTTGAAGGGTGGCTACGTGCTGATTTACACTTCCGCGATCATGCTGGTCTTGCGGTTCTGTGCTGGCCCGATCGTTCACAAGCTTTCGCCTCTGGGGCTTTTGGCCATCAGTGCTGCGATTGCCGCCGTTGGCTTAGTCAGTCTGTCCATGCTGACAGGCGTCGCGATTCTCGCGGCCGCCACCTTCTATGCTTTCGGTAAGACCTTCTTTTGGCCTACTATGTTAGGTGTCGTTTCTGAACAGTTCCCCAAAGGGGGAGCTTTGACACTAAACATTTGCGGTGGTGTAGGTATGCTGGCTGTGGGGATCTTGGGTACCCCTTTGCTGGGTAACATCCAGGATAAGGAAATCGATGCCAGCTTGAAGAAGAACAATCCGGCGATTCATGCGAGTGTCATGAAAGCTCCCAAAGCCAGTCTGTTCGGCGAATACCAGCCGGTCGACGAAGATAAAGTGAAAGTTCTGCCGAAGGAAGAACAGAAGATTATCTCAGAAACCGGCGACACGGCCAAGAAGTCCGCTTTGAAGACCGTCGCTTTGTTCCCTTGCATAATGCTGGTTAGCTATCTCTTGCTGCTCCTTTACTTCAAGGCCCGGGGCGGTTACAAGGCTCAGGAGATCGGCGCCGGTAGTGCAGGACACTGA
- a CDS encoding cryptochrome/DNA photolyase family protein, giving the protein MSAFNDARIRYANQAAINPKNKYVLYWMQACRRFDRNHALDHALNLCKTLGKPLVVYEGLRIDYPWANDRNHRFLLEGMLDNARKALELGINYWPYVETPDQPAKGLLAKLAQQACVVVTDDYPAFVVPGHIAGLANHTNTAVQAIDGNSMIPLSLLGAAVSACAHLRPRIHKLFAEAWPHRATANPPFEKAIATQIDPPFKIWSLAKKPNDATSEALDQFLASLPIDHSVKPVTVSGGSVSAQKILKKFVQKKLSSYADGRNEPNDPEHTAASGLSAHLRHGHISIQQIVEEVLNSSGKWTPEQITFSNKGKREGFYHSNPNVNSFLDEAITWRDVGYHWHHCRREKIRLINETSPAARALKWKHPIYQDLESTLPAWAYQSLKKHESDSRSHIYSLDEWEAAETHDDLWNAAQTELVQTGRIHNYLRMLWGKKVLEWSRTPDEAYFILEHLNNKYAIDGRDPNSYTGMLWCFGLFDRPWPPERKVFGNIRYMSSDNTAKKFDLDGYYQYMRRLGGGSSPRGKKSLFD; this is encoded by the coding sequence ATGTCCGCTTTCAACGACGCCCGGATACGGTATGCCAATCAGGCCGCGATCAATCCCAAAAACAAATATGTCCTCTACTGGATGCAGGCCTGTCGCCGCTTCGACCGAAATCATGCCCTCGATCACGCATTGAATCTCTGCAAGACTCTGGGCAAACCCCTCGTGGTGTACGAAGGGCTACGCATCGACTATCCCTGGGCTAACGATCGCAATCATCGATTCCTGCTGGAAGGCATGCTAGACAATGCCCGCAAGGCCCTGGAGTTGGGTATCAACTATTGGCCGTATGTCGAAACTCCCGATCAGCCGGCCAAAGGACTTCTGGCCAAGCTGGCTCAGCAGGCTTGCGTTGTCGTAACCGATGATTACCCGGCCTTTGTCGTACCCGGGCACATTGCAGGTCTGGCGAACCATACCAACACGGCTGTTCAAGCAATAGATGGCAACAGCATGATCCCCTTGAGCCTGCTCGGAGCGGCGGTTTCTGCCTGCGCTCATCTGAGACCGCGAATCCACAAGCTCTTTGCGGAAGCGTGGCCGCATCGAGCCACCGCTAACCCTCCGTTTGAAAAAGCGATTGCGACACAGATCGATCCTCCTTTCAAAATCTGGAGTTTGGCTAAAAAGCCCAACGATGCGACCTCCGAAGCTCTCGATCAGTTTCTGGCGTCACTACCCATCGATCATTCAGTGAAACCGGTAACAGTTAGTGGAGGAAGTGTTTCGGCCCAGAAGATCCTGAAGAAGTTCGTTCAAAAAAAATTAAGCTCTTACGCGGACGGCCGGAACGAACCCAACGATCCGGAACACACTGCCGCCAGTGGTTTGAGTGCCCACCTGCGGCACGGCCATATTTCCATTCAGCAGATTGTCGAAGAAGTCTTGAATTCCTCCGGAAAATGGACTCCCGAACAGATCACTTTTTCCAACAAGGGAAAACGAGAGGGTTTCTATCACTCGAATCCCAACGTGAACAGCTTTCTGGATGAAGCCATCACCTGGCGCGACGTCGGCTACCACTGGCACCATTGCCGGCGAGAGAAGATTCGTTTGATCAATGAGACTTCTCCGGCTGCCCGGGCTCTGAAGTGGAAGCATCCGATTTATCAGGATTTGGAATCGACCCTACCCGCCTGGGCCTATCAGTCGTTGAAGAAACATGAATCCGACAGCCGTTCTCATATCTATTCCCTGGATGAATGGGAAGCGGCGGAGACCCACGATGATTTGTGGAATGCTGCCCAGACTGAGTTGGTGCAGACGGGGCGAATACATAATTATCTACGCATGCTCTGGGGCAAAAAGGTTTTGGAGTGGTCGCGTACGCCCGATGAAGCCTACTTCATCCTGGAACACTTGAATAACAAATATGCCATTGATGGCCGAGATCCGAACAGCTATACCGGTATGCTCTGGTGCTTTGGCTTATTCGACCGTCCCTGGCCGCCCGAACGAAAAGTGTTCGGCAACATTCGCTACATGTCTTCCGACAACACGGCCAAAAAGTTCGATCTGGATGGCTATTACCAATACATGCGTCGGCTCGGAGGAGGCAGTTCACCGCGTGGAAAGAAATCCTTGTTCGATTGA
- a CDS encoding dimethylarginine dimethylaminohydrolase family protein: MSPRILMCPPDHYGIEYEINPWMNRSMSSVRDLAFKQWRALRDAIVSLGVRVEEMVPVAGLPDLVFTANAGLMFHNKFFSSQFKHDVRAKESPHFDAWFAKNGFEVHHWPSGMYHEGAGDALFCGNALFAGYRTRSDVHAHQWLAEQIGMQVLPVELVNTRFYHLDTCFCPLAPGLALYHPEAFDDYGQKVIRSNVNTLISVCEPEAWRFGCNAVVVGKSVIHNAGCPQLARDLTKIGYQSIEVELDEFLKAGGSAKCLTLRLDGEEAAGWKCS; this comes from the coding sequence ATGAGTCCCCGCATTCTGATGTGCCCTCCCGATCACTATGGGATTGAATACGAGATCAATCCCTGGATGAATCGCAGCATGAGCAGCGTTCGGGATCTCGCTTTCAAACAGTGGCGAGCCCTGCGGGATGCGATTGTTTCCCTGGGTGTCCGGGTCGAGGAGATGGTGCCAGTTGCGGGATTGCCCGATCTGGTATTCACGGCCAATGCGGGGTTGATGTTCCACAACAAATTTTTCAGTTCGCAGTTCAAACACGACGTTCGGGCCAAGGAATCCCCGCACTTCGATGCCTGGTTTGCTAAGAACGGATTCGAGGTCCACCACTGGCCGTCCGGGATGTACCACGAAGGGGCCGGGGACGCGCTTTTCTGCGGAAATGCACTCTTTGCCGGGTATAGAACCCGCTCCGATGTGCATGCCCATCAATGGTTGGCGGAGCAAATTGGCATGCAGGTACTACCCGTGGAATTGGTGAATACCCGATTTTATCATCTCGATACCTGCTTCTGCCCGCTAGCTCCCGGTCTGGCCCTCTATCATCCCGAAGCTTTCGACGATTATGGACAGAAAGTTATTCGTTCCAATGTGAACACGCTGATCTCCGTCTGCGAACCGGAGGCTTGGCGTTTTGGTTGTAACGCAGTGGTTGTCGGCAAATCGGTGATCCATAACGCTGGTTGTCCGCAACTGGCTAGAGATCTCACAAAAATCGGCTATCAGTCGATCGAAGTGGAGCTGGATGAATTCCTGAAAGCCGGCGGCAGCGCCAAGTGTTTGACCCTCCGGCTCGACGGGGAAGAAGCGGCGGGCTGGAAGTGCAGCTGA